A single window of Chloroflexota bacterium DNA harbors:
- a CDS encoding glycosyltransferase family 4 protein, with protein sequence MRIGIDYTSAVHQGAGIGRYTRQLVEALLELDAQNEYTLLTAGGLQLSQAQPIRSELVPKSSSPTVWRNSLALANYPRARMVRLPFSERFWTVLWHRLRVPLWVELFSGALDVFHSPDFALPPVRKAHTIVTVHDLSFLRVPQCSHPKLLAYLCQVVPSSVRHADVVLADSQCTKSDVIELLGVKADRVRVIYAGVGQEFQRVEDEKKLEAVRARYRLPARFVLSLGTLQPRKNFERLVEAYSQVKRETGDEIQLVIAGALGWMYDGIFKKVEALGLQGVVHFPGYVADDDLPALYSMADLFVFPSLYEGFGLPPLEAMACGTPVITSNVSSLPEVVGDAAWMVDPLDVGALANAMRQMLSEAALRSQMIARGLIQARYFTWSRAAEKLLDVYQAVQHGMTLRGSI encoded by the coding sequence ATGCGCATTGGCATTGACTATACCTCGGCAGTGCATCAGGGTGCAGGCATAGGTCGCTATACACGACAGCTCGTCGAGGCGCTGCTCGAACTCGATGCCCAAAACGAATATACCCTATTGACGGCTGGCGGCTTACAATTATCCCAAGCCCAGCCGATTCGTTCCGAACTTGTACCTAAGAGTTCCTCACCTACTGTTTGGCGCAATTCACTTGCCCTTGCAAATTATCCTCGTGCGCGTATGGTTCGTCTGCCCTTTTCTGAGCGCTTTTGGACCGTGCTTTGGCATCGGCTGCGTGTGCCGTTGTGGGTGGAACTTTTCAGCGGTGCACTGGATGTGTTCCATTCCCCTGATTTCGCGCTTCCCCCAGTGCGCAAGGCTCACACGATCGTGACGGTGCATGACCTATCCTTTCTACGCGTTCCGCAGTGCTCGCACCCCAAGTTGCTTGCTTACCTATGCCAGGTAGTACCCTCGTCAGTGCGCCACGCGGATGTGGTGCTGGCCGACTCACAATGCACCAAGTCCGATGTGATCGAGTTGCTCGGTGTGAAGGCAGACCGGGTTCGGGTCATCTATGCGGGAGTAGGACAGGAATTTCAGCGTGTAGAGGATGAGAAAAAACTGGAAGCAGTGCGTGCACGTTATCGTCTGCCTGCTCGCTTTGTACTGAGTTTGGGGACACTACAGCCGCGCAAGAACTTTGAACGGCTGGTCGAGGCTTATTCACAGGTGAAGCGGGAGACGGGCGATGAGATCCAATTGGTCATAGCTGGCGCTCTAGGCTGGATGTACGATGGCATTTTCAAGAAGGTCGAAGCGTTAGGACTACAAGGTGTAGTGCATTTCCCAGGATATGTAGCCGATGATGACCTGCCCGCATTGTATAGCATGGCTGATTTGTTTGTTTTTCCTTCGTTGTACGAAGGATTTGGCTTGCCCCCGCTGGAAGCGATGGCCTGTGGGACGCCAGTTATCACGTCAAATGTTTCCTCCCTGCCTGAGGTGGTCGGTGATGCGGCATGGATGGTGGATCCTTTAGATGTCGGGGCATTGGCCAACGCGATGCGGCAAATGCTGAGCGAGGCAGCCTTGCGCAGCCAGATGATCGCGCGTGGTCTAATACAGGCGCGCTATTTCACTTGGTCCCGGGCAGCAGAGAAGTTGCTCGATGTATACCAGGCTGTGCAGCACGGAATGACGCTTCGAGGCAGTATATGA